TAGCTATTGACTTGTTTGATGTGAACTTTGAATTGAGTATTGTTATTTTTGGTAGAAATGACCCACAACCTATTCAATCAATTTCCTCGCTGAAAAATACTTGTCTTTTTGAATTTGCTCTTCAAAGATTGCTTATTTACCTTTAAGATActtcttgttgagttcaattCCTTCTTGGATTATGTCTAGAATGTTATAATTGCTTGCAGATATAATTATCTTTGACATGAGTTTTACTCCTTCTAAAGAAGTTTAAACGGAATATACAGGGTAAACTACCTTCAGTTACAGACTATTCTATTCCATTGGATAAAGGAAGCACCTTTAGTGTTTCTGAAAGAAAAGAAAGCACCTATATATGGAATTTGTCGATTATTCCATTGAAGAAggattggaagaagaagatgaacaatctGTTTGTAGTTCCATAGCGCGTGGTGGCCCTATTTACGTTCCTGATCTTACTAGTCCCCTCATCAGATTAGGTCGTTTTGAGGATTTGGTTCTTGAAGAACTGCAGGTTTGTTGATATTACTAATActctctcaattttctgtttctatttattttttttttgccgcTGAACTCATTTTTATTCCCGCTAATTCATTGATTATAAGAATACACTGAGCCGATTAACTCGCTAAATTCATCGATTATAAGATTTCCCTGGCCCTTTAAAGTTTATAGTAAGGGTCTGCTTGGGTCGTCTGAATGGAACCTTATGAAAAAGCTGTAATTTCCGATAAGTGAAGTTGGTTCCATTTTCTTTTCTGTAAGTGACATTGTTTATTTGGTTTGTCCCGCTGCAGAGTTTAAAGGCAGAATTATGTGTAGATTCATTCCATTTATGTGAGGAAGATCTATCGTAAGTCATCTATTAGAACTTGTTTTTTACGAGAATACTTACAATGCTATAGAGTTTGACTATAATTTTTAGAATATTATCCATActagtttgtttttttctttgacATTTGCTATGGGATTTCTCAGTGTTGATGAGCTCAAAATCTATACAGAGGAAGAActggtagaaaaagctttacaagaAGCATTTCAGGTACTCATCCTTGTTAGTTCCGAAGAGGTCAAATATTTTGATCAGCATTTTTTACTTAACTATCTATTGTTGCTTGCAGAACAATGATGAAAATGAACCACAAGTTTTAGAAGATCTCTCTAACAGAATGTGAGTAATAATGTGACCATGTTGTAGGCCTGTACCTTTATTGCTAACATATGCACCACATCCTGCATTCATAACCCCGTGTCTGAATTTTGTGTCATATTTTAGGAGCAAAGATGACCTAGGAACCTCATGTTGTGCTATTGCTCATTCAGAAAGCTCAGAAAAGAGAATAAATACATCGCCATCTTATGAGTCACTAAACGGCTCTCTGGTTCAAGTCGGTGATCCTGATTCTTCTGGCATATTGGTTGAAAGCAACTCAAAGATGAGCAGGAAAAGGGGGAGAAAATTTGACAGGGATTGCCGTGCTGCAGAACTGGAAGTATGTATGCATTTGCTTTACTAACATTTCATCCCCATTCTTTGACCTCTGTAATTAGCTCTAATTAAAACTACAAATGTTAAAAACAGAGCTCTGTATTTTGATATTTGTCTCGACGAGTTCAACCCTTTGTAGATTAATAAGTCAGAAACATAGTGATTTCCTTCTGTTGAATGAACTTAGCTATAATCTCATTCTGTTTCTGGATGTTTTATTTAGGTTAGATTGCTTGGCATTGCTCGAGGTTTTTGTCCACTTAGtgtttattgattttgataatctaTTCAAAGTTTTGCTGTTCTATACTCCTGTCAGAGTAGTTACACTGCAAAAGTGAAGCAGCTTGCAAACCTCAAGCAAAAGCAGGATGAGGATAAATTGGCTGCTAGATTACATTCATTCAAGTATGTGACCCAGTGTATGACAATTCAACTAGCGATTATTCCCTTCTTTTTCTCATTGTCACTTTGATGAATTATATGTTATGCAGTGGGAGCTGCAATGCTGGTGATGGAGTAGTGCCTTCTTCAGAGAATATCGAGAGGATGAGAACACTTAGGTTCATCAATTCTTCAACGAAAGTACGGATCCATGTGTTTGGGATATAGCCTCAGTATCTCAAGGCATTTTTTATTCCTAAATATTCCTGGTTTCTTCGTCTTCTCTATATCTTCCAGTGTGATATTTCTCTTATACTACGGAGCTTATATGTAATGTAGGTGAAGTTGGATTGAATGAATAATATCCTTGTCCTGATTATGTTTCATGTTTCCTTGTCATAAAACTTTGTAGATGAAATCATCAAATACTCGTGAACACGTAGCTGTATCTTCTCAGGAAGTGGTTCTTTGTGTTGAGATATATCACAGTATTAAAAAGACCATAAAGGTATTTCTATTCTTCTCTTCAGTGGAAGCTTCTCACTCATCCATCTCTGTTGGCCCATTGATGTATTTAACTGTGTCACCTTTCCTACGCTACCACTTACATTATCTGAAATTGTTTTGTAGACCCAGGAGTTCTTGGTGTTAGGGAATCAAACTCTAGCAGAGCTGAGGGATCAAATTTTTTGCTCTACAGACCAGCTGATGGAAAAAGAAAAGCAGTCTGATCCTTCTGGATATTTTCTCATCGAAGTAAGTGCTGACTTTATCATACATTTCTTATCTGGTTAAATCGGTATCTACCAACATGATACTTGTTTCCTTTTTCTAGGACGTATTTTGCAATGATTTGAGAGATCCAGATGCCGTAGATTATAGCGAACCTATATTCGACTGGATTAGGAACTCTAAGAAAGAAGCACTTGAGAAATGGGACTGGATCCTATCTGGTCCTCTACAGCCAAAGGAAAAAGCGTTATTTGGAGATACGAAGACCTCTCACTTGCCTAACTTCAAAGCTGTCGACATGCATAAG
This is a stretch of genomic DNA from Papaver somniferum cultivar HN1 chromosome 1, ASM357369v1, whole genome shotgun sequence. It encodes these proteins:
- the LOC113301352 gene encoding snRNA-activating protein complex subunit-like, which produces MEFVDYSIEEGLEEEDEQSVCSSIARGGPIYVPDLTSPLIRLGRFEDLVLEELQSLKAELCVDSFHLCEEDLSVDELKIYTEEELVEKALQEAFQNNDENEPQVLEDLSNRMSKDDLGTSCCAIAHSESSEKRINTSPSYESLNGSLVQVGDPDSSGILVESNSKMSRKRGRKFDRDCRAAELESSYTAKVKQLANLKQKQDEDKLAARLHSFNGSCNAGDGVVPSSENIERMRTLRFINSSTKMKSSNTREHVAVSSQEVVLCVEIYHSIKKTIKTQEFLVLGNQTLAELRDQIFCSTDQLMEKEKQSDPSGYFLIEDVFCNDLRDPDAVDYSEPIFDWIRNSKKEALEKWDWILSGPLQPKEKALFGDTKTSHLPNFKAVDMHKVRFCDLSFRLGAGYIYCHQGDCKHFMVLRDMRLIHPEDEQNRAAYPVLMFQLKTRFEKCSVCRIYRATKVTVEDKWAPENPSYFCDNCYHLLHYNEDGSLLYEDYAVYDYHHD